A window of the Pyxidicoccus trucidator genome harbors these coding sequences:
- a CDS encoding RNA polymerase sigma factor produces MLPGNDRSVLEAFRRGDAAVLTQVYRAYSPEVLRYLSRRFAVGGDGGTRTVALSALDLDAAHQETFVRAFRPNMRQAYDGVRPYLGFLLTVARSTAIDLMRASGRVAREAVAMDDAPELTHLPTESRSPEEEALGTEVRTLVRRFLDALPEEGRALAQLRFVEGLSQESAAEQLQLTRGEVRVREKRLRTQFTEHLKASGWLEASAEPGRMELGVLLASLALCAIGSMPS; encoded by the coding sequence GTGCTGCCAGGAAACGACAGGTCCGTCTTGGAGGCGTTCCGCCGGGGGGACGCCGCCGTGCTCACCCAGGTCTATCGGGCCTACTCGCCGGAGGTGCTTCGGTACCTCTCGCGGCGGTTCGCGGTAGGGGGCGACGGAGGGACGCGGACGGTGGCCCTCTCCGCGTTGGACCTGGATGCCGCGCACCAGGAGACCTTCGTCCGGGCCTTCCGCCCCAACATGCGGCAGGCCTACGACGGGGTACGCCCCTACCTGGGCTTCCTGCTGACGGTGGCCCGCTCGACGGCCATCGACCTGATGCGGGCGTCGGGGCGCGTGGCGCGCGAGGCCGTCGCCATGGACGACGCTCCCGAGCTGACGCACCTGCCCACCGAGAGCCGGAGCCCGGAAGAGGAGGCGCTGGGCACGGAGGTGCGCACGCTGGTGCGCCGCTTCCTGGACGCCCTGCCGGAAGAGGGGCGCGCACTGGCGCAGCTGCGCTTCGTGGAGGGGCTGTCGCAGGAATCCGCCGCCGAGCAGCTCCAGCTCACCCGGGGAGAGGTCCGGGTGCGTGAGAAGCGGCTGCGGACGCAGTTCACGGAGCATCTGAAGGCCTCGGGCTGGCTGGAAGCCTCGGCCGAGCCCGGGCGGATGGAGCTGGGAGTCCTCCTGGCCTCGCTCGCCCTGTGCGCGATAGGGAGCATGCCATCATGA
- a CDS encoding YsnF/AvaK domain-containing protein, which translates to MRWDVQEGMRVFTADGARLGTVVGCGADTFVVERGVLRARDYVARYGDVVTVRDGEVHLGLTRDEVAPGPGSRAEVDARRPETLRTHGFGESQDIVIPLAHEEAVPRTVPHEVGQLRVHKVVRTEVKHFSIPVRREELVVERLPAAEPGSERPRAAEGRPVPGGVVPFEESTFIIPLYEERVEFTKTAHVWQEVTLAKTTQEELRQVHTTVRRETAEVEERGEVLHEGPVDGLHS; encoded by the coding sequence ATGCGTTGGGACGTTCAGGAAGGGATGCGGGTCTTCACGGCGGACGGCGCACGGCTGGGCACCGTGGTGGGCTGCGGCGCGGACACCTTCGTCGTCGAGCGCGGGGTGCTGCGCGCGCGGGACTATGTGGCCCGCTATGGAGACGTGGTGACGGTGCGCGACGGCGAGGTGCACCTGGGCCTCACCCGGGACGAGGTGGCGCCCGGGCCGGGCTCCCGCGCGGAGGTGGACGCCCGGCGCCCGGAGACGCTGCGGACCCACGGCTTCGGGGAGTCGCAGGACATCGTCATCCCCCTGGCCCATGAGGAGGCCGTCCCCCGCACGGTGCCGCACGAGGTGGGACAGCTGCGCGTCCACAAGGTGGTGCGCACGGAGGTGAAGCACTTCTCCATCCCCGTGCGCCGCGAGGAGCTGGTGGTGGAGCGGTTGCCGGCCGCGGAGCCGGGCAGCGAGCGCCCCCGGGCGGCGGAGGGCCGGCCGGTGCCGGGCGGGGTGGTGCCCTTCGAGGAGAGCACCTTCATCATCCCCCTGTACGAGGAGCGGGTGGAGTTCACCAAGACGGCCCACGTCTGGCAGGAGGTCACCCTCGCCAAGACGACCCAGGAGGAGCTGCGGCAGGTGCACACCACCGTTCGCCGGGAGACAGCGGAGGTGGAGGAGCGGGGCGAGGTGCTCCATGAAGGCCCGGTGGATGGGCTCCACTCCTGA
- a CDS encoding serine/threonine-protein kinase, protein MSDDILEDCLERGLDLDAGLDVFLTQCARMVHAPAGFVSLRGTRGPVLTRVLGDLGVDVFEAAHWTGPRRLKNGRMLFCTRLKLGKLELGGLGLAVEGGFEDGGGLVMKLVEAIGEQLDTAVLSFLALTDGRSALERLDELSLDDTPVPRGRIGKYEVVTPLGTGGMAQVLVARARGPEGLGRLVALKRILPHLTADPSIVQQFLDEARIGLRLSHPNLVHVYDFGEAQGAYYIAMELVRGVDLDRLIRFLKGPLEPAAAVAVVVQALQGLHAAHGLKGEDGAPLQLVHRDLSPHNLMVGFDGRVKVLDFGVAKARAQRTVTLPGIVKGKPLYMSPEQARGQRLDARSDLFAMGLILYEALTGRRAFDRGDELASMQAICDERLPRPDALPLPLWDVLEVALAKQPQARFGSALEMAERLADVCRPAKDVELSRLTSRHFPDRLREFNRLDRTEAAGRPGVPVGIEGEETQVRPPPRKSAR, encoded by the coding sequence ATGTCGGACGACATCCTGGAGGACTGCCTGGAGCGCGGGCTTGATTTGGACGCCGGGCTCGACGTGTTCCTCACGCAGTGCGCGCGGATGGTGCACGCGCCCGCGGGCTTCGTGTCCCTGCGAGGCACGCGGGGCCCGGTGCTGACGCGCGTGCTGGGGGATTTGGGCGTGGACGTCTTCGAGGCGGCGCACTGGACGGGGCCGCGCCGGCTGAAGAACGGGCGGATGCTCTTCTGCACCCGGCTGAAGCTGGGGAAGCTGGAGCTGGGGGGCCTGGGGCTGGCGGTGGAGGGCGGCTTCGAGGACGGCGGCGGGCTGGTGATGAAGCTGGTGGAGGCCATCGGCGAGCAGCTCGACACGGCGGTGCTGAGCTTCCTGGCCCTCACCGACGGGCGGAGCGCGCTGGAGCGGCTGGACGAGCTGTCGCTGGACGACACGCCGGTGCCCCGCGGCCGCATCGGCAAGTACGAGGTGGTGACGCCGCTGGGCACCGGCGGCATGGCGCAGGTGCTGGTGGCGCGGGCGCGCGGGCCGGAGGGGCTGGGCCGGCTGGTGGCGCTCAAGCGCATCCTCCCGCACCTGACGGCGGACCCCTCCATCGTCCAGCAGTTCCTGGACGAGGCGCGCATCGGCCTGCGGCTGTCGCACCCCAACCTCGTCCACGTCTACGACTTCGGCGAGGCGCAGGGCGCGTACTACATCGCCATGGAGCTGGTGCGCGGCGTGGACCTGGACCGGCTCATCCGCTTCCTCAAGGGGCCGCTGGAGCCGGCGGCGGCGGTGGCGGTGGTGGTGCAGGCCCTGCAGGGGCTGCACGCGGCGCACGGCCTCAAGGGCGAGGACGGCGCTCCGCTGCAGCTGGTGCACCGGGACTTGTCCCCGCACAACCTCATGGTGGGGTTCGACGGGCGGGTGAAGGTGCTGGACTTCGGCGTGGCCAAGGCGCGGGCGCAGCGCACGGTGACGCTGCCGGGAATCGTCAAGGGCAAGCCGCTGTACATGTCGCCGGAGCAGGCGCGGGGCCAGCGGCTGGACGCGCGCAGTGACTTGTTCGCCATGGGCCTCATCCTCTACGAGGCGCTCACCGGGCGCCGCGCGTTCGACCGCGGGGACGAGCTGGCCTCCATGCAGGCCATCTGCGACGAGCGGCTGCCCCGGCCGGACGCCCTGCCGCTGCCCCTGTGGGACGTGCTGGAGGTGGCGCTGGCCAAGCAGCCGCAGGCGCGCTTCGGCAGCGCCCTGGAGATGGCGGAGCGGCTGGCGGACGTGTGCCGCCCGGCGAAGGACGTGGAGCTGTCGCGGCTCACCTCGCGGCACTTCCCGGACCGGCTGCGCGAGTTCAACCGGCTGGACCGCACCGAGGCGGCCGGCAGGCCGGGCGTGCCGGTGGGCATCGAGGGCGAGGAGACGCAGGTGCGCCCTCCCCCCCGGAAGTCCGCGCGCTGA
- a CDS encoding transcriptional regulator, producing the protein MAEKWDKQLMDFLKRTGDELKRTTDDLRGEAQRLLQEVKDPQKQAKVKEGLEQLRTWAATTSKVATEKIETAVRQVEGAVERAFKPEDAGQEGAGPKASTASTATKPPASTPAAGTPKADTRAAKKAAPKSIGRKKAAAKSPVARPAAKAAKKGASSSKKTIGRAKKPTAGA; encoded by the coding sequence ATGGCCGAGAAGTGGGACAAGCAGCTGATGGACTTCCTCAAGCGCACCGGTGACGAGCTCAAGCGCACCACCGATGACCTGCGCGGTGAGGCCCAGCGCCTTCTCCAGGAGGTGAAGGACCCGCAGAAGCAGGCCAAGGTGAAGGAGGGCCTGGAGCAGCTGCGCACCTGGGCCGCCACCACCAGCAAGGTGGCGACGGAGAAGATTGAGACCGCCGTGCGTCAGGTCGAGGGCGCCGTCGAGCGCGCCTTCAAGCCCGAGGACGCCGGACAGGAGGGCGCGGGCCCGAAGGCCAGCACGGCCTCCACCGCCACCAAGCCCCCCGCCTCCACGCCCGCCGCCGGGACGCCCAAGGCAGACACCCGCGCCGCGAAGAAGGCCGCTCCCAAGTCGATTGGCCGCAAGAAGGCCGCCGCCAAGAGCCCCGTCGCCCGTCCAGCGGCCAAGGCCGCGAAGAAGGGTGCTTCGAGTTCCAAGAAGACGATTGGCCGGGCGAAGAAGCCCACCGCCGGAGCGTGA
- the dnaK gene encoding molecular chaperone DnaK has product MGKVIGIDLGTTNSCVSVMEGGEPVVIPNSEGSRTTPSMVGFTDSGERLVGQIAKRQAITNPENTVFAAKRLIGRKFDSPEAKKAISVSSFRVAPSPNGDAWVEIRGKGYSPPEVSAIVLMKMKQTAEDYLGEPVTEAVITVPAYFNDSQRQATKDAGRIAGLSVLRIINEPTAAALAYGLDKVKDGGTERIAVYDLGGGTFDISILELNAGVFEVKSTNGDTFLGGEDFDQRLIDYLAKRFAEQNNGLDLRRDRMALQRLKEAAERAKHELSSAPETEVNLPFITADASGPKHLTETVDRTTFEALVADLIDRTIEPCRIALKDAGVPAQQINQVLLVGGMTRMPRVQQKVKEFFGKEPHKGINPDEVVAVGAAIQGGVLKGEVKDVLLLDVTPLSLGVETAGGVFTKIIDKNTTIPCKKSQVFSTAVDNQPLVSVHVLQGEREMAADNKTLARFELVGIPPAPRGVPQIEVSFDIDANGIVHVSAKDLGTGKVQQVRVVSNSGLSEAEIQGMITDAQSHAADDKKKKELAELRNNADGLIYTTEKSLEEYASLLSEKDREEIKADLERLKGLLNTADAVALKDAFQRLEGSAYRIADAIYTGQAS; this is encoded by the coding sequence ATGGGCAAGGTGATTGGAATCGATCTCGGGACGACCAACTCGTGCGTCTCCGTCATGGAGGGCGGAGAGCCGGTGGTCATCCCCAACAGCGAGGGCAGCCGCACCACGCCTTCCATGGTGGGCTTCACCGACTCTGGCGAGCGCCTCGTGGGGCAGATTGCCAAGCGGCAGGCCATCACCAACCCAGAGAACACCGTCTTCGCGGCGAAGCGGCTCATCGGCCGCAAGTTCGACTCGCCCGAGGCGAAGAAGGCCATCAGCGTCAGCTCCTTCCGCGTGGCGCCCAGCCCCAACGGCGACGCGTGGGTGGAGATTCGCGGCAAGGGCTACAGCCCGCCGGAAGTCTCCGCCATCGTCCTGATGAAGATGAAGCAGACGGCGGAGGACTACCTCGGCGAGCCCGTCACCGAGGCGGTGATTACCGTCCCGGCCTACTTCAACGACAGCCAGCGCCAGGCCACCAAGGACGCGGGCCGCATCGCCGGCCTCAGCGTCCTGCGCATCATCAACGAGCCCACCGCGGCGGCCCTGGCCTATGGCCTGGACAAGGTGAAGGACGGCGGCACCGAGCGCATCGCCGTCTACGACCTTGGCGGCGGCACGTTCGATATCTCCATCCTGGAGCTCAACGCCGGCGTGTTCGAGGTGAAGAGCACCAACGGCGACACCTTCCTCGGCGGCGAGGACTTCGACCAGCGCCTCATCGACTACCTCGCCAAGCGCTTCGCCGAGCAGAACAACGGCCTGGACCTCCGGAGGGACCGCATGGCCCTCCAGCGCCTCAAGGAGGCCGCCGAGCGCGCCAAGCACGAGCTGTCCAGCGCGCCGGAGACCGAGGTCAACCTCCCGTTCATCACCGCCGACGCCAGCGGCCCCAAGCACCTCACCGAGACGGTGGACCGCACCACCTTCGAGGCGCTGGTGGCGGACCTCATCGACCGCACGATTGAGCCCTGCCGCATCGCCCTCAAGGACGCGGGCGTGCCGGCGCAGCAGATCAACCAGGTCCTCCTGGTGGGCGGCATGACGCGCATGCCGCGCGTGCAGCAGAAGGTGAAGGAGTTCTTCGGCAAGGAGCCCCACAAGGGCATCAACCCGGATGAGGTCGTCGCCGTGGGCGCGGCCATCCAGGGCGGTGTGCTCAAGGGCGAGGTGAAGGACGTCCTCCTGCTGGACGTGACGCCCCTGTCGCTGGGCGTGGAGACGGCGGGCGGCGTCTTCACGAAAATCATCGACAAGAACACCACCATCCCCTGCAAGAAGAGCCAGGTGTTCTCCACCGCGGTGGACAACCAGCCGCTGGTGAGCGTGCACGTGCTCCAGGGCGAGCGCGAGATGGCGGCGGACAACAAGACGCTGGCGCGCTTCGAGCTGGTGGGCATTCCCCCGGCGCCGCGTGGCGTGCCGCAGATTGAGGTGTCCTTCGACATCGACGCCAACGGCATCGTCCACGTCAGCGCCAAGGACCTGGGCACCGGCAAGGTGCAGCAGGTGCGCGTGGTGAGCAACTCCGGCCTCTCCGAGGCGGAAATCCAGGGGATGATTACCGACGCCCAGTCGCACGCGGCGGACGACAAGAAGAAGAAGGAGCTGGCCGAGCTGCGCAACAACGCAGACGGGCTCATCTACACCACGGAGAAGAGCCTGGAGGAGTACGCCAGCCTCCTGTCGGAGAAGGACCGCGAGGAAATCAAGGCGGACCTGGAGCGGCTCAAGGGCCTGCTCAACACCGCCGACGCGGTCGCGCTGAAGGACGCCTTCCAGCGGCTGGAGGGCAGCGCCTACCGCATCGCCGACGCCATCTACACGGGCCAGGCGAGCTGA
- the grpE gene encoding nucleotide exchange factor GrpE, which translates to MRAVAGSNEKGSIQTDIGQDVIDAAVASVERHMDDEEEVTVIEVQASDPASAESTEEAPPAEDGAAPAVAPSEEVAALRQEVESLKAQLEFSQAKSRETMERLRETHERTKDAQERTVRAAADLENYRKRAQKEKEEVQRFGSEKLLKDLLPVMDNLDRALDAASKSPDIDSFQKGVAMTRKSFEDALGRHGVKAFSAKGQPFDPRMHEAIQQVETAEVPAGHVVFEVVRGFFLNERLVRPAMVVVARAPEPVAEPVAPVAEPVSPAASESTEAASASTSVAEGTTVPPKPEDSPGGSQ; encoded by the coding sequence GTGCGCGCCGTGGCCGGCTCGAACGAGAAGGGCAGCATCCAGACGGACATCGGGCAGGACGTCATCGACGCGGCGGTCGCCAGCGTCGAGCGTCACATGGACGATGAGGAAGAGGTGACGGTCATCGAGGTGCAAGCCTCGGACCCGGCCTCCGCGGAATCCACCGAGGAGGCGCCTCCTGCCGAGGATGGCGCGGCTCCCGCCGTGGCACCGTCCGAGGAAGTGGCGGCGCTGCGGCAGGAGGTGGAGTCGCTCAAGGCACAGCTCGAGTTCAGCCAGGCCAAGAGTCGCGAGACGATGGAGCGCCTGCGCGAGACGCACGAGCGCACCAAGGACGCGCAGGAGCGCACCGTCCGCGCCGCGGCCGACCTGGAGAACTACCGCAAGCGCGCGCAGAAGGAGAAGGAGGAGGTCCAGCGCTTCGGTTCGGAGAAGCTGCTCAAGGACCTGCTCCCCGTCATGGACAACCTGGACCGCGCGCTCGACGCGGCCTCGAAGTCCCCGGACATCGACAGCTTCCAGAAGGGCGTGGCCATGACGCGCAAGTCCTTCGAGGACGCGCTCGGCCGCCATGGCGTGAAGGCCTTCAGCGCGAAGGGCCAGCCGTTCGACCCGCGCATGCACGAGGCGATTCAGCAGGTGGAGACGGCGGAGGTGCCCGCCGGCCACGTGGTGTTCGAGGTCGTCCGCGGCTTCTTCCTCAATGAGCGGCTGGTGCGTCCGGCCATGGTCGTCGTCGCGCGCGCGCCCGAGCCCGTGGCCGAGCCTGTCGCGCCCGTGGCCGAGCCTGTCTCGCCCGCGGCCAGCGAGTCCACGGAGGCCGCGTCGGCCTCCACGTCTGTCGCAGAGGGGACCACCGTGCCCCCGAAGCCCGAGGATTCTCCCGGGGGGAGTCAGTAA
- a CDS encoding lamin tail domain-containing protein, whose protein sequence is MLSARMAGTLAVLVLLSACSGGRGEPTDGPLLSAVELSPTSVGVPYEARLPATGGAAPLSYSLRGTPPPGFSFDTSEARLMGPASESGEFNITVSVRDSVGSEDTRTYALKVWPAPALSDGNAPVATAGASYEHSFVAVGGQPPLRWSVAGGTLPTGLSLSSEGVLSGVPQGEGAYSFTLRVQDASGAAAQAHQGLAVLAPGGNPDGGPKPATFPVAVANWNIEWFGDPVQDPADDALQLTNAQAVIADAGADIWGLAEIVSTAQFNELKARLPGYDGFLADDSSQVSSGSSYYSSGEQKLGVLFKSDVVRVLRAEVVLTDYNFDFAGRPPLRVDLRVTRNGSSVDMSVMVVHLKATTSSPASDDHARRLAAAGRLKSYLDDQLPTQRVMVVGDWNDDVDTSTVSGLDTPFRNFVNDTSRYTFTTQALSLANEGSTARRSTFIDHQLATNEMMANYVPSSTRVIRPTFTGYSSNTSDHYPIFSRFDFGQGKALRLTAPNGGETLTSGTTYDITWTSNGIDTVRLRYSLDNGQTWNDLVASTPAASGSYRWTVPTAQSGGARVQVSDTGDASFSDASDSTFLLNRTAPRVFINEYLPQPNFKPGTSTLDFDQTFVELLNTGTTAVDISGWKLHDDKSYVGATPATDPARHIFPAGTVLQPGRVYTVYSGATAVPTGATNATFANGVNSTNGQYTGLRFDRGRNVGGIGDSVYLVLPDGTVEDSTSYADTIQGTSYNRSPDASSTDSWVLHTTLSTSLTASPGRRANGSAF, encoded by the coding sequence ATGCTGTCTGCCCGAATGGCCGGGACGCTCGCCGTCCTCGTCTTGCTGAGCGCCTGTTCCGGAGGTCGCGGAGAACCGACGGATGGCCCCCTGCTGTCCGCCGTGGAGCTGTCCCCCACCTCGGTGGGTGTCCCCTACGAGGCCCGGCTGCCGGCCACCGGGGGCGCGGCGCCGCTGAGCTACTCGCTCAGGGGCACGCCCCCGCCGGGCTTCTCCTTCGACACGTCCGAGGCGAGGCTGATGGGCCCGGCCAGCGAGTCCGGCGAGTTCAACATCACCGTGAGCGTCCGGGACTCGGTGGGCAGCGAGGACACCCGCACCTATGCGTTGAAGGTGTGGCCCGCGCCCGCGCTGTCCGACGGCAACGCGCCCGTCGCCACCGCGGGCGCCAGCTACGAGCACTCCTTCGTCGCGGTGGGTGGCCAGCCGCCGCTGCGCTGGTCCGTGGCGGGGGGGACGCTGCCCACCGGCCTGTCCCTCAGCTCCGAGGGTGTGCTGAGCGGCGTTCCCCAGGGCGAGGGCGCCTACTCCTTCACCTTGCGCGTGCAGGACGCCAGCGGGGCGGCGGCCCAGGCGCATCAGGGGCTGGCGGTCCTGGCCCCGGGCGGGAATCCGGACGGTGGCCCCAAGCCGGCCACCTTCCCGGTGGCGGTGGCCAACTGGAACATCGAGTGGTTCGGGGACCCGGTGCAGGACCCGGCCGACGATGCGCTGCAGCTCACCAATGCCCAGGCGGTCATCGCCGACGCGGGCGCGGACATCTGGGGTCTGGCCGAAATCGTCAGCACCGCGCAGTTCAACGAGCTGAAGGCGCGGCTGCCCGGCTACGACGGCTTCCTGGCGGACGACTCCAGCCAGGTGTCCTCCGGCTCGAGCTACTACAGCTCCGGCGAGCAGAAGCTGGGCGTGCTCTTCAAGTCGGACGTGGTGCGGGTGCTGCGGGCCGAGGTGGTCCTGACGGATTACAACTTCGACTTCGCCGGGAGGCCCCCGCTGCGGGTGGACCTGCGCGTCACCCGGAACGGCTCCAGCGTGGACATGAGCGTGATGGTGGTGCACCTGAAGGCCACCACGAGCAGCCCTGCCTCGGACGACCACGCCCGGCGACTGGCCGCGGCCGGGCGGCTGAAGAGCTACCTGGACGACCAGCTGCCCACGCAGCGGGTCATGGTGGTGGGCGACTGGAATGACGACGTGGACACGTCCACGGTGTCGGGGCTGGACACGCCCTTCCGCAACTTCGTCAACGACACGTCCCGCTATACGTTCACCACGCAGGCCCTGTCCCTGGCGAACGAGGGCAGCACGGCACGGCGCTCCACCTTCATCGACCACCAGCTCGCCACCAACGAGATGATGGCAAACTACGTCCCCAGCTCCACCCGGGTGATTCGGCCGACATTCACCGGCTACTCTTCCAACACGTCGGACCACTACCCCATCTTCAGCCGCTTCGACTTCGGCCAGGGCAAGGCCCTCCGGCTCACCGCACCCAATGGCGGCGAGACGCTCACCTCGGGCACGACGTACGACATCACCTGGACGTCGAACGGCATCGACACGGTGCGGCTGCGGTACTCGCTCGACAACGGCCAGACGTGGAATGACCTCGTCGCGTCCACGCCCGCCGCCTCCGGGAGCTACCGGTGGACGGTGCCCACGGCGCAGTCCGGCGGCGCGCGCGTGCAGGTGAGCGACACGGGTGACGCCAGCTTCTCCGATGCCAGCGACAGCACCTTCCTGCTGAACCGCACCGCGCCCCGGGTCTTCATCAACGAGTACCTGCCTCAGCCCAACTTCAAGCCGGGGACCAGCACCCTGGACTTCGACCAGACGTTCGTGGAGCTGCTCAACACGGGGACCACCGCCGTGGACATCAGCGGCTGGAAGCTTCACGACGACAAGTCCTACGTCGGTGCGACCCCCGCGACGGACCCCGCGCGACACATCTTCCCCGCCGGCACCGTGCTCCAACCGGGGCGGGTGTACACCGTCTACTCGGGGGCCACCGCCGTGCCCACGGGCGCCACCAATGCCACCTTCGCCAACGGCGTGAACAGCACCAATGGGCAATACACCGGACTGCGCTTCGACCGGGGCCGCAACGTGGGCGGCATCGGCGACTCCGTATACCTCGTCCTGCCGGACGGCACCGTGGAGGACAGCACCAGCTACGCGGACACCATCCAGGGCACGTCCTACAACCGGAGCCCGGACGCCAGCTCCACCGACTCCTGGGTACTGCACACCACCCTGTCCACCAGCCTCACCGCCTCGCCCGGTCGGCGCGCCAACGGCTCGGCGTTCTAG
- a CDS encoding YsnF/AvaK domain-containing protein, whose protein sequence is MFQRTDVREGMVVRSIDGEKLGKVFAVGDGEFHIEKGLFFPKDYLVRYTEISDIRAGEIILNHGKEALNSLSRDDNRYGTTAGMGVPATGSTATGYDSTGLGTSADTLGTRDTSLSGSGLGTDTRMGLGGERTVTGRTEDIAIPVHKEELDVLKRETQAGEVRVRKDVVEEEKVVDVPVRRERVRVERRDVSPDRPAMNASFQEETVVVPLRAEEVEVQKRAVVDEEVIIHKDAIEEERRVAESVRREDVSVRTDGDVEGSRTLNAPTDDPLKRGY, encoded by the coding sequence ATGTTCCAGCGTACCGATGTGAGAGAAGGAATGGTCGTCCGCAGCATCGACGGCGAGAAGCTCGGCAAGGTCTTCGCCGTGGGCGACGGCGAGTTCCACATCGAGAAGGGCCTCTTCTTCCCGAAGGACTATCTGGTCCGGTACACGGAGATCAGCGACATCCGCGCCGGCGAAATCATCCTCAACCACGGCAAGGAAGCGCTGAACAGCCTGTCGCGTGACGACAACCGCTACGGCACGACGGCGGGCATGGGCGTACCGGCCACGGGGAGCACCGCCACGGGCTACGACTCCACGGGGCTGGGCACGAGCGCGGACACCCTGGGGACGCGGGACACGTCGCTGTCCGGCAGCGGCCTGGGCACCGACACCCGCATGGGGCTCGGCGGCGAGCGCACCGTGACGGGCCGCACGGAGGACATCGCCATCCCCGTACACAAGGAGGAGCTGGACGTCCTCAAGCGCGAGACGCAGGCCGGCGAGGTCCGCGTCCGCAAGGACGTCGTCGAGGAGGAGAAGGTGGTGGACGTCCCGGTACGCCGCGAGCGCGTACGCGTGGAGCGCCGCGACGTGAGCCCGGACCGCCCGGCGATGAACGCCTCCTTCCAGGAAGAGACGGTCGTCGTCCCGCTGCGCGCCGAGGAGGTGGAGGTCCAGAAGCGCGCCGTGGTGGACGAGGAGGTCATCATCCACAAGGACGCCATCGAGGAGGAGCGCCGCGTCGCGGAGAGCGTCCGCCGCGAGGACGTCAGCGTCCGCACCGACGGGGACGTGGAAGGCTCGCGCACCCTGAACGCGCCCACGGATGACCCGCTCAAGCGCGGCTACTGA